From a single Centropristis striata isolate RG_2023a ecotype Rhode Island chromosome 14, C.striata_1.0, whole genome shotgun sequence genomic region:
- the brd2a gene encoding bromodomain-containing protein 2a isoform X1, with protein sequence MDMAVNPLLDSSLVGVDVGIMGVTTMDQGSGTAGKRIRKPSLLYEGFESPGMPPLSHMAPAGPPQPPVKDPNRQGKMTNQLQFLQKVLLKSLWRHHFAWPFHEPVDAAKLNLPDYHKIIKNPMDMGTIKKRLENNYYRSASECMQDFNTMFTNCYIYNKPTDDIVLMAQSLEKAFLQKVAQMPQEELELPPPPPRMKIGKPGRKGRGNAISGGVTTAHQVPAVSQSVYSPPTPETPDSILSTPPQTHLTKSLPPILTTEQSIPSITGLPPTQPTAKKKGVKRKADTTTPTTVAMPIMSTMGVSGISMGMGGGHDSPLTLTSLGVDQNSSLGMNQGHGLSQGMNMGMGMGLGLGMGMGMGMGMGMGCGTVMMGTKTQGGRRGVSGRAIKPPKKDLPDSMVPPPVRRSKLNPQLRYCNGVLKELLSKKHAAYAWPFYKPVDASSLGLHDYHDIIKQPMDLSTIKRKMDLREYRDAQQFSADVRLMFSNCYKYNPPDHDVVGMARKLQDVFEFCFAKMPDEPPVPPSSSSSSSSSSSSSESELSSESEESESSPSSDSEEERANRLAELQEQLKAVHEQLTALSQGPIVKPKKKKEKKDKKKKKKVEKEKHRKIEEEVTPIRPPKTPKITKTPKPKSNRGTAGPVVPVKKAPSKKNNKSKTKKPSMTFSMPQPVHDPIVSHYDSDEEEETAPMSYDEKRQLSLDINKLPGEKLGRVVYIIQSREPSLRDTNPEEIEIDFETLKPSTLRELERYVMTCLRKKPRKPYASKNNIAGKSREELALEKQLELERRLMDVSGQLNSGKKPAKTKPEKPATEQHTQPSRLSASSSSSDSSSSSSSSSSSDTSDSDSG encoded by the exons ATGGATATGGCTGTTAACCCGCTCCTTGACAG CTCCCTTGTCGGGGTTGATGTTGGCATCATGGGAGTCACAACGATGGACCAGGGTTCTGGCACAGCTGGAAAACGCATAAGAAAACCTTCACTGCTTTATGAAGGCTTTGAGAGTCCTGGGATGCCGCCCCTCTCTCACATGGCTCCTGCTGGGCCACCACAGCCCCCGGTGAAAGACCCAAACCGCCAGGGGAAGATGACCAACCAACTTCAGTTCCTACAGAAAGTCCTGCTCAAATCTTTGTGGAGGCACCACTTCGCCTGGCCCTTCCATGAACCTGTAGATGCGGCCAAGCTCAACCTGCCT GACTATCATAAGATCATCAAAAATCCCATGGACATGGGCACCATAAAGAAGAGACTAGAAAATAACTACTACCGCAGTGCCAGTGAATGCATGCAGGACTTCAACACCATGTTTACCAACTGCTACATTTATAACaag CCTACAGATGACATAGTTCTGATGGCTCAGTCTCTTGAGAAGGCTTTCCTGCAAAAAGTGGCTCAGATGCCCCAGGAGGAACTAGAGCtgcctcctccccctccacgGATGAAAATCGGCAAACCTGGCAGAAAAGGCAGAGGTAATGCAA TCTCAGGAGGAGTGACAACAGCTCATCAGGTCCCAGCTGTTTCCCAGTCAGTATACTCACCTCCCACCCCAGAAACACCAGACTCCATCCTGTCTACCCCCCCACAGACACATTTGACCAAGAGCTTGCCCCCTATTCTTACAACTGAACAAAGCATCCCTTCTATAACTGGACTGCCTCCCACACAGCCCACAGCTAAG AAAAAGGGTGTAAAGAGGAAGGCGGACACAACGACCCCAACGACTGTAGCCATGCCCATCATGAGCACAATGGGTGTCAGCGGCATCAGCATGGGGATGGGTGGTGGGCATGACTCTCCTCTCACCCTCACTTCTCTGGGGGTGGACCAAAACTCCAGCCTGGGGATGAACCAAGGCCATGGCCTCAGCCAGGGCATGAACATGGGAATGGGGATGGGATTGGGATTGGGGATGGGCATGGGTATGGGAATGGGGATGGGGATGGGCTGTGGAACGGTGATGATGGGTACCAAAACACAGGGGGGGCGGAGAGGAGTGAGTGGACGAGCCATCAAGCCACCCAAGAAGGATTTGCCAGACTCCATGGTGCCACCACCGGTGCGCCGCAGCAAGCTGAACCCCCAACTCCGCTACTGCAATGGGGTCCTGAAGGAACTGCTGTCAAAGAAACACGCAGCCTACGCCTGGCCTTTCTACAAGCCTGTCGATGCCTCGTCGCTCGGTCTTCACGACTACCATGACATCATTAAGCAGCCCATGGACCTCAGCACCATCAAG CGGAAGATGGACCTCAGAGAGTATCGTGATGCTCAGCAGTTCTCTGCTGATGTGAGACTGATGTTCTCCAACTGCTACAAGTACAACCCCCCCGATCATGATGTAGTGGGCATGGCCAGAAAACTGCAG GATGTCTTTGAGTTCTGCTTTGCTAAGATGCCAGATGAGCCTCCAGTGCCCCCTagctcctcatcttcctcctcctcctcttcatcatcatctgaGAGTGAGCTCAGCAGTGAAAGTGAAGAGAGCGAGAGCAGCCCAAGCTCTGACTCTGAGGAGGAGAGGGCAAACCGGCTGGCAGAGCTGCAGGAACAG CTAAAGGCCGTACATGAGCAGCTAACTGCACTCTCGCAGGGTCCCATCGTCAAAcccaagaaaaagaaagagaagaaggacaagaaaaagaagaaaaaggtaGAAAAGGAGAAGCATCGGAAGATAGAAGAAGAGGTGACGCCTATTAGACCGCCCAAGACCCCCAAGATCACCAAGACTCCAAAACCCAAGAGCAACCGAGGAACGGCAGGTCCTGTGGTGCCTGTGAAGAAGGCACCgagcaagaaaaacaacaagagcAA AACCAAAAAGCCCAGCATGACGTTCAGCATGCCTCAGCCAGTCCACGATCCTATCGTGAGTCATTACGActctgatgaagaggaggagacggCTCCCATGTCATACGACGAGAAGCGCCAACTCAGCCTGGACATCAACAAGCTGCCTGGTGAGAAGCTGGGCCGCGTTGTTTACATCATCCAGTCACGTGAGCCCTCGCTTCGAGACACCAACCCTGAGGAGATCGAGATAGACTTTGAGACCCTCAAGCCGTCAACACTGCGAGAGCTCGAGAGATACGTCATGACGTGTCTGAGGAAGAAGCCTCGGAAACCATATG caagtaaaaacaacattgCTGGCAAATCTCGGGAAGAGCTCGCTCTGGAGAAACAACTAGAGCTGGAGAGAAGGCTGATGGACGTCAGCGGTCAGCTGAACTCTGGGAAGAAGCCTGCCAAGACCAAAC CAGAGAAACCTGCAACAGAGCAGCACACCCAGCCGTCACGTCTCAGCGCCAGTAGCTCCTCCTCAgactcctcctcatcctcctcttcctcctcatcctcagaCACAAGCGACTCAGACTCTGGCTGA
- the brd2a gene encoding bromodomain-containing protein 2a isoform X3, producing the protein MLMFPSSKLASSLVGVDVGIMGVTTMDQGSGTAGKRIRKPSLLYEGFESPGMPPLSHMAPAGPPQPPVKDPNRQGKMTNQLQFLQKVLLKSLWRHHFAWPFHEPVDAAKLNLPDYHKIIKNPMDMGTIKKRLENNYYRSASECMQDFNTMFTNCYIYNKPTDDIVLMAQSLEKAFLQKVAQMPQEELELPPPPPRMKIGKPGRKGRVSGGVTTAHQVPAVSQSVYSPPTPETPDSILSTPPQTHLTKSLPPILTTEQSIPSITGLPPTQPTAKKKGVKRKADTTTPTTVAMPIMSTMGVSGISMGMGGGHDSPLTLTSLGVDQNSSLGMNQGHGLSQGMNMGMGMGLGLGMGMGMGMGMGMGCGTVMMGTKTQGGRRGVSGRAIKPPKKDLPDSMVPPPVRRSKLNPQLRYCNGVLKELLSKKHAAYAWPFYKPVDASSLGLHDYHDIIKQPMDLSTIKRKMDLREYRDAQQFSADVRLMFSNCYKYNPPDHDVVGMARKLQDVFEFCFAKMPDEPPVPPSSSSSSSSSSSSSESELSSESEESESSPSSDSEEERANRLAELQEQLKAVHEQLTALSQGPIVKPKKKKEKKDKKKKKKVEKEKHRKIEEEVTPIRPPKTPKITKTPKPKSNRGTAGPVVPVKKAPSKKNNKSKTKKPSMTFSMPQPVHDPIVSHYDSDEEEETAPMSYDEKRQLSLDINKLPGEKLGRVVYIIQSREPSLRDTNPEEIEIDFETLKPSTLRELERYVMTCLRKKPRKPYASKNNIAGKSREELALEKQLELERRLMDVSGQLNSGKKPAKTKPEKPATEQHTQPSRLSASSSSSDSSSSSSSSSSSDTSDSDSG; encoded by the exons ATGCTTATGTTCCCGTCATCAAAGTTAGCCAG CTCCCTTGTCGGGGTTGATGTTGGCATCATGGGAGTCACAACGATGGACCAGGGTTCTGGCACAGCTGGAAAACGCATAAGAAAACCTTCACTGCTTTATGAAGGCTTTGAGAGTCCTGGGATGCCGCCCCTCTCTCACATGGCTCCTGCTGGGCCACCACAGCCCCCGGTGAAAGACCCAAACCGCCAGGGGAAGATGACCAACCAACTTCAGTTCCTACAGAAAGTCCTGCTCAAATCTTTGTGGAGGCACCACTTCGCCTGGCCCTTCCATGAACCTGTAGATGCGGCCAAGCTCAACCTGCCT GACTATCATAAGATCATCAAAAATCCCATGGACATGGGCACCATAAAGAAGAGACTAGAAAATAACTACTACCGCAGTGCCAGTGAATGCATGCAGGACTTCAACACCATGTTTACCAACTGCTACATTTATAACaag CCTACAGATGACATAGTTCTGATGGCTCAGTCTCTTGAGAAGGCTTTCCTGCAAAAAGTGGCTCAGATGCCCCAGGAGGAACTAGAGCtgcctcctccccctccacgGATGAAAATCGGCAAACCTGGCAGAAAAGGCAGAG TCTCAGGAGGAGTGACAACAGCTCATCAGGTCCCAGCTGTTTCCCAGTCAGTATACTCACCTCCCACCCCAGAAACACCAGACTCCATCCTGTCTACCCCCCCACAGACACATTTGACCAAGAGCTTGCCCCCTATTCTTACAACTGAACAAAGCATCCCTTCTATAACTGGACTGCCTCCCACACAGCCCACAGCTAAG AAAAAGGGTGTAAAGAGGAAGGCGGACACAACGACCCCAACGACTGTAGCCATGCCCATCATGAGCACAATGGGTGTCAGCGGCATCAGCATGGGGATGGGTGGTGGGCATGACTCTCCTCTCACCCTCACTTCTCTGGGGGTGGACCAAAACTCCAGCCTGGGGATGAACCAAGGCCATGGCCTCAGCCAGGGCATGAACATGGGAATGGGGATGGGATTGGGATTGGGGATGGGCATGGGTATGGGAATGGGGATGGGGATGGGCTGTGGAACGGTGATGATGGGTACCAAAACACAGGGGGGGCGGAGAGGAGTGAGTGGACGAGCCATCAAGCCACCCAAGAAGGATTTGCCAGACTCCATGGTGCCACCACCGGTGCGCCGCAGCAAGCTGAACCCCCAACTCCGCTACTGCAATGGGGTCCTGAAGGAACTGCTGTCAAAGAAACACGCAGCCTACGCCTGGCCTTTCTACAAGCCTGTCGATGCCTCGTCGCTCGGTCTTCACGACTACCATGACATCATTAAGCAGCCCATGGACCTCAGCACCATCAAG CGGAAGATGGACCTCAGAGAGTATCGTGATGCTCAGCAGTTCTCTGCTGATGTGAGACTGATGTTCTCCAACTGCTACAAGTACAACCCCCCCGATCATGATGTAGTGGGCATGGCCAGAAAACTGCAG GATGTCTTTGAGTTCTGCTTTGCTAAGATGCCAGATGAGCCTCCAGTGCCCCCTagctcctcatcttcctcctcctcctcttcatcatcatctgaGAGTGAGCTCAGCAGTGAAAGTGAAGAGAGCGAGAGCAGCCCAAGCTCTGACTCTGAGGAGGAGAGGGCAAACCGGCTGGCAGAGCTGCAGGAACAG CTAAAGGCCGTACATGAGCAGCTAACTGCACTCTCGCAGGGTCCCATCGTCAAAcccaagaaaaagaaagagaagaaggacaagaaaaagaagaaaaaggtaGAAAAGGAGAAGCATCGGAAGATAGAAGAAGAGGTGACGCCTATTAGACCGCCCAAGACCCCCAAGATCACCAAGACTCCAAAACCCAAGAGCAACCGAGGAACGGCAGGTCCTGTGGTGCCTGTGAAGAAGGCACCgagcaagaaaaacaacaagagcAA AACCAAAAAGCCCAGCATGACGTTCAGCATGCCTCAGCCAGTCCACGATCCTATCGTGAGTCATTACGActctgatgaagaggaggagacggCTCCCATGTCATACGACGAGAAGCGCCAACTCAGCCTGGACATCAACAAGCTGCCTGGTGAGAAGCTGGGCCGCGTTGTTTACATCATCCAGTCACGTGAGCCCTCGCTTCGAGACACCAACCCTGAGGAGATCGAGATAGACTTTGAGACCCTCAAGCCGTCAACACTGCGAGAGCTCGAGAGATACGTCATGACGTGTCTGAGGAAGAAGCCTCGGAAACCATATG caagtaaaaacaacattgCTGGCAAATCTCGGGAAGAGCTCGCTCTGGAGAAACAACTAGAGCTGGAGAGAAGGCTGATGGACGTCAGCGGTCAGCTGAACTCTGGGAAGAAGCCTGCCAAGACCAAAC CAGAGAAACCTGCAACAGAGCAGCACACCCAGCCGTCACGTCTCAGCGCCAGTAGCTCCTCCTCAgactcctcctcatcctcctcttcctcctcatcctcagaCACAAGCGACTCAGACTCTGGCTGA
- the brd2a gene encoding bromodomain-containing protein 2a isoform X2 yields MLMFPSSKLASSLVGVDVGIMGVTTMDQGSGTAGKRIRKPSLLYEGFESPGMPPLSHMAPAGPPQPPVKDPNRQGKMTNQLQFLQKVLLKSLWRHHFAWPFHEPVDAAKLNLPDYHKIIKNPMDMGTIKKRLENNYYRSASECMQDFNTMFTNCYIYNKPTDDIVLMAQSLEKAFLQKVAQMPQEELELPPPPPRMKIGKPGRKGRGNAISGGVTTAHQVPAVSQSVYSPPTPETPDSILSTPPQTHLTKSLPPILTTEQSIPSITGLPPTQPTAKKKGVKRKADTTTPTTVAMPIMSTMGVSGISMGMGGGHDSPLTLTSLGVDQNSSLGMNQGHGLSQGMNMGMGMGLGLGMGMGMGMGMGMGCGTVMMGTKTQGGRRGVSGRAIKPPKKDLPDSMVPPPVRRSKLNPQLRYCNGVLKELLSKKHAAYAWPFYKPVDASSLGLHDYHDIIKQPMDLSTIKRKMDLREYRDAQQFSADVRLMFSNCYKYNPPDHDVVGMARKLQDVFEFCFAKMPDEPPVPPSSSSSSSSSSSSSESELSSESEESESSPSSDSEEERANRLAELQEQLKAVHEQLTALSQGPIVKPKKKKEKKDKKKKKKVEKEKHRKIEEEVTPIRPPKTPKITKTPKPKSNRGTAGPVVPVKKAPSKKNNKSKTKKPSMTFSMPQPVHDPIVSHYDSDEEEETAPMSYDEKRQLSLDINKLPGEKLGRVVYIIQSREPSLRDTNPEEIEIDFETLKPSTLRELERYVMTCLRKKPRKPYASKNNIAGKSREELALEKQLELERRLMDVSGQLNSGKKPAKTKPEKPATEQHTQPSRLSASSSSSDSSSSSSSSSSSDTSDSDSG; encoded by the exons ATGCTTATGTTCCCGTCATCAAAGTTAGCCAG CTCCCTTGTCGGGGTTGATGTTGGCATCATGGGAGTCACAACGATGGACCAGGGTTCTGGCACAGCTGGAAAACGCATAAGAAAACCTTCACTGCTTTATGAAGGCTTTGAGAGTCCTGGGATGCCGCCCCTCTCTCACATGGCTCCTGCTGGGCCACCACAGCCCCCGGTGAAAGACCCAAACCGCCAGGGGAAGATGACCAACCAACTTCAGTTCCTACAGAAAGTCCTGCTCAAATCTTTGTGGAGGCACCACTTCGCCTGGCCCTTCCATGAACCTGTAGATGCGGCCAAGCTCAACCTGCCT GACTATCATAAGATCATCAAAAATCCCATGGACATGGGCACCATAAAGAAGAGACTAGAAAATAACTACTACCGCAGTGCCAGTGAATGCATGCAGGACTTCAACACCATGTTTACCAACTGCTACATTTATAACaag CCTACAGATGACATAGTTCTGATGGCTCAGTCTCTTGAGAAGGCTTTCCTGCAAAAAGTGGCTCAGATGCCCCAGGAGGAACTAGAGCtgcctcctccccctccacgGATGAAAATCGGCAAACCTGGCAGAAAAGGCAGAGGTAATGCAA TCTCAGGAGGAGTGACAACAGCTCATCAGGTCCCAGCTGTTTCCCAGTCAGTATACTCACCTCCCACCCCAGAAACACCAGACTCCATCCTGTCTACCCCCCCACAGACACATTTGACCAAGAGCTTGCCCCCTATTCTTACAACTGAACAAAGCATCCCTTCTATAACTGGACTGCCTCCCACACAGCCCACAGCTAAG AAAAAGGGTGTAAAGAGGAAGGCGGACACAACGACCCCAACGACTGTAGCCATGCCCATCATGAGCACAATGGGTGTCAGCGGCATCAGCATGGGGATGGGTGGTGGGCATGACTCTCCTCTCACCCTCACTTCTCTGGGGGTGGACCAAAACTCCAGCCTGGGGATGAACCAAGGCCATGGCCTCAGCCAGGGCATGAACATGGGAATGGGGATGGGATTGGGATTGGGGATGGGCATGGGTATGGGAATGGGGATGGGGATGGGCTGTGGAACGGTGATGATGGGTACCAAAACACAGGGGGGGCGGAGAGGAGTGAGTGGACGAGCCATCAAGCCACCCAAGAAGGATTTGCCAGACTCCATGGTGCCACCACCGGTGCGCCGCAGCAAGCTGAACCCCCAACTCCGCTACTGCAATGGGGTCCTGAAGGAACTGCTGTCAAAGAAACACGCAGCCTACGCCTGGCCTTTCTACAAGCCTGTCGATGCCTCGTCGCTCGGTCTTCACGACTACCATGACATCATTAAGCAGCCCATGGACCTCAGCACCATCAAG CGGAAGATGGACCTCAGAGAGTATCGTGATGCTCAGCAGTTCTCTGCTGATGTGAGACTGATGTTCTCCAACTGCTACAAGTACAACCCCCCCGATCATGATGTAGTGGGCATGGCCAGAAAACTGCAG GATGTCTTTGAGTTCTGCTTTGCTAAGATGCCAGATGAGCCTCCAGTGCCCCCTagctcctcatcttcctcctcctcctcttcatcatcatctgaGAGTGAGCTCAGCAGTGAAAGTGAAGAGAGCGAGAGCAGCCCAAGCTCTGACTCTGAGGAGGAGAGGGCAAACCGGCTGGCAGAGCTGCAGGAACAG CTAAAGGCCGTACATGAGCAGCTAACTGCACTCTCGCAGGGTCCCATCGTCAAAcccaagaaaaagaaagagaagaaggacaagaaaaagaagaaaaaggtaGAAAAGGAGAAGCATCGGAAGATAGAAGAAGAGGTGACGCCTATTAGACCGCCCAAGACCCCCAAGATCACCAAGACTCCAAAACCCAAGAGCAACCGAGGAACGGCAGGTCCTGTGGTGCCTGTGAAGAAGGCACCgagcaagaaaaacaacaagagcAA AACCAAAAAGCCCAGCATGACGTTCAGCATGCCTCAGCCAGTCCACGATCCTATCGTGAGTCATTACGActctgatgaagaggaggagacggCTCCCATGTCATACGACGAGAAGCGCCAACTCAGCCTGGACATCAACAAGCTGCCTGGTGAGAAGCTGGGCCGCGTTGTTTACATCATCCAGTCACGTGAGCCCTCGCTTCGAGACACCAACCCTGAGGAGATCGAGATAGACTTTGAGACCCTCAAGCCGTCAACACTGCGAGAGCTCGAGAGATACGTCATGACGTGTCTGAGGAAGAAGCCTCGGAAACCATATG caagtaaaaacaacattgCTGGCAAATCTCGGGAAGAGCTCGCTCTGGAGAAACAACTAGAGCTGGAGAGAAGGCTGATGGACGTCAGCGGTCAGCTGAACTCTGGGAAGAAGCCTGCCAAGACCAAAC CAGAGAAACCTGCAACAGAGCAGCACACCCAGCCGTCACGTCTCAGCGCCAGTAGCTCCTCCTCAgactcctcctcatcctcctcttcctcctcatcctcagaCACAAGCGACTCAGACTCTGGCTGA
- the hsd17b8 gene encoding estradiol 17-beta-dehydrogenase 8 — translation MAAATRLISRLTLVTGGGSGIGRAVCQRLASEGASVVVADISEESANETLGGLPNDLRGQGHMAAVVDVSSKESVKKLVTSIQTHYFQPPSVCVNAAGITEDNFLLNMEEDQFDKVVQVNLKGSFLVIQAVSQALVACGAPKGSIITVGSIVGKVGNIGQANYAASKAGVEGLTRTAAKELSRFGIRCNCVLPGFISTPMTDKVPEKVISKMKSLVPLGRMGEPAEVADVCAFLASDDSRYITGASVEVTGGLFIG, via the exons ATGGCGGCTGCTACAAGACTTATATCAAGGTTGACACTGGTCACTG gaggaggaagtgggATTGGACGGGCGGTGTGTCAGCGCCTCGCCTCCGAGGGCGCCTCCGTGGTGGTCGCTGACATCAGCGAGGAGTCGGCCAATGAGACTCTGGGGGGCCTCCCGAATGACCTCAGAGGACAGGGCCACATGGCGGCTGTGGTGGACGTGTCGTCTAAAGAGAGTGTAAAGAAGCTGGTCACAAGTATACAG ACTCACTACTTCCAGCCgccctcagtgtgtgtgaacGCAGCAGGCATCACAGAGGACAACTTCCTGCTCAACATGGAGGAGGACCAGTTTGACAAAGTCGTCCAGGTCAACCTGAAG GGTTCATTCTTGGTCATTCAGGCTGTTTCTCAGGCTCTGGTGGCCTGCGGAGCACCCAAAGGATCCATCATTACTGTTGGCAGCATCGTGGGAAAG GTGGGAAACATCGGACAGGCAAATTATGCCGCGTCTAAAGCAGGAGTGGAGGGTTTAACCAGGACCGCTGCTAAAGAGCTCAGCAG GTTTGGGATTCGGTGTAATTGTGTGCTGCCTGGTTTCATATCGACTCCGATGACGGATAAAGTTCCAGAGAAGGTTATTAGCAAG ATGAAGTCCTTGGTGCCTCTGGGAAGAATGGGTGAGCCTGCAG AGGTTGCTGATGTTTGTGCCTTTCTAGCTTCAGATGACTCTCGATACATCACTGGAGCCAGTGTTGAAGTGACAG gTGGACTTTTCATTGGATAG